The genome window CAGCAGCTTGTTCAGCGGCGGCCTTGTCCGCAGcagccttggcagcagcTTCGTCGTCCTTCGCCTTGGACTCGGCAGGCGTGATGGTGGAACCCATTACCTTGTTCTTGAACTCATTTCTAACCTGCTCGATTGTCTTGCTAGAGGCGCTTTCATTGCGCACGTGGGATGGAGTCGCCGACTTGGGGGGCGGAGTTGGGGTGGATGCGATTACGGGAGGCGTCTTAGACTGCTGCGTAACCggtggggcgggggagggaggagcctTTATAGAGTTGATGTCGAGAACATTACCGTTGGGGTCCTTGATTACAATGCCACCCTTCTTGGGACGAGCAAATGTCGAGCTGACAATCGCAGGCGCAGCGGCGGCTCGTGGCTGGGGGGTGCCTTGggtcgagggaggagctggggcaGGGCCAGTGCTCGAGGCTGGACGATCTGAAATCTGTGAAGCATTACGGGACATAGGAGGGGCACCCGAAGGGGGCTGGTAGGGCGCTTGTGGCACAAAGTTTGGCTGTCCTGGGTTGAAGCCACCGGCCGGAGGGAGGTATGGGTTACCCTGGCCCATGTATGGCTGGAAAGGAGGAGCCCGATAGGGATCCATGTACGGCGCGCTCATCTGTAGTTTGGTTTCGGTTAGCAGCCTTTCAAAATTACGGCTTTCTGGTGATAAGTCGATGGGCCCCATGAAAGGAGGACCCAGCATGGGCGCCCCGCGCCTGGGATCAAAGCTGTATGGGGCAAGCGGGCCATCCGAATACTCGGGCGGTGGGGGGCCGCCGTTGAACTCCTGATGGAAACCGACTCCTTGTTCCCACACCTTGCTCTGACGTCGAGGCTTCTGGGAGAGCTCGAGGGCTTTCTGTTTCTGGGGAGCGCCATTGGGACCACGCATCTGCTGGGAAGCCTTGTCCGCCTCTCGGCGAGCTTGCTTCTTGTTTTTGTGCGGCTTgaatgaggaagaagaagtagaagaagagggggggtttgtgggAATGAAGGGGGACTTTACTGGTTGTTGATACATGTTCATGGCAGGCGGGTAATAGTTGGGCGGAACAGGTTGCATAGTGTTCGGCTGCATTACTGGAGTTCCGTGGGCCATGGTGGGAGTGCCAGCAGGGCTAGCAcgatgaggttggggagaggCAGGGTAGCCGCCCCGATACGCAGGCATTCCACGACCGGCATGTCCAGCGTTGGGACCAGAGAAGTTCCGGTTGTTTGGGGGAAACCCcatgttggggttgttgttgaagttaTGGCCGTGGCTGAAGCTGCCACGTCCACCGCGACCACCTTGGAAGTTGCCACGACTGTGACCAGGGCCACCGTGCTCACCATGGGCCGAAGCCTGGGAGTCCCGTCGAACATGTGGGCTCTGAGCCATAGCGGCACCGTGCTGCTTCATGTGACGCTGAGAGGGACCGGTTAGCAAGGGACTGCGGGAATAATCAGACATGTTCAGATATGTACTCACATCAGCGTCGCCGGGGAAGCTGCCAAAGACAGGACCCTGAGCTGGGGCACCAGCGCGTTGGgcaagcccaccaccactctgGTGGCTCTGGGGAATGGGCGATGGGGAGTGAGCAGGAGACGCCACTCTTGGGTTGGCACCACCTGGAATCGGGATAGGTGTCGCTCCAGCAGGCTGGGGAGTGCTGTGAGCAATGGCTGGCGACTCAAAGCCGAACTTGGGGATCGGGCCACCGACGGGACCACCGTTGGCAAGATGGCCGGCCGGGGCGTTGGCACTGATGGTGACAGAGGGCTTCCGGGTGTGATCAGCAACACTGCCGTTGGCAATGGTGGTTCCGCGAGCGACAGGCATGGCGGGGGTAATGTTCTGTCTGCCGTTCACCGGCTGGACATTTGCGGACTTTCCATTAGGAGGGACAGTCGAGCCAGCCACCACGGGCGGGTGAGAACCCGTCGCAATCAACGGGGTTGAGGTCGGCTTCTTGTTCGCACCGGCTGCGGAAGCATACGACGGGGCAGCTACGGGAGCGGTGTTGGAAGTAGCCGGCGTTTGGTTGGATTGACTCGCAGTAGAAGTCATTAAGAAATCGGTTGCTCGAAAGCTCTGTTCTTCTCGAGGTGCGCGGTTTGTTGTATCGGGTTGAttgcgggggaggagtggtggtgtgagACTAGGGTCGAGATATCAAATCCGACGACGTTTGCTGCTGCgcaaaaacgaaaaaaaaaagtcccggcgaaaaggaaaaaaacagTCGCTCCAAAAGTCAGATAGACAGTGTGGAGTTGCCGTTGGCTTAAAATTGCGTGCAGTCGCTTTCACACTCGAAGAGTCGGGTGGTTGGGCGTGCAGGGCAAGGCAAACTCTATCGTGAAagagtgtggtggtgggaagtgGGAGATGGGTTGTCGCAACCGAAAAAGTTCGAGGCGACAAGAGAGCGACTTTGCCGGATCTGCTGGAGAGAGCCCACAACAAACTgtcttgggaggggggtaagGTATTacctctgctctgctctgtcAGGTCTGAGAGAGGGGCAGGGTGAGGTGGGTCGTAAATCTCTGCTTCTCGGGTGGAGAATATGAGAGAAGACGTGAATGGAGGTGCCCGTCAGTGAGAGACGTTTTCCTCCTCGAAATCCACAAGATGGTTGTGAaaaagtggtggtggaaaatcgaaaaagagggaaaaaTTTGGGCACTGCAGCAGCTGCTTTGATGGTTGGTGAGgcgagggaaggggggcccTTGCCCAGGCATCTCTCGCCGCACCAAAAAGTTAAATCAAGCCGCCGCAAGTACCTGCCTGTGATTTGCTCCCCGTGGTACCTCTGCCCCACTTCTGCCCACGTCCCAAAGCTTGGACCAGGTGAGTCTGCCACACACTTAACGCTGACAACCTGCTGCTTCGTTAAGTGGATTCACTGATGAGTGCTATTCTCTAGGCCTCTAGGTATGCCAGACTCTCGGGTTGGCTATGAACTTTCAGATATTGGCATGTGCATGAGGCTGAAGTTGTGAATAAACTTTGAAAGTCACCTCAACCACGCCAGTGACATCAAAGGCTGTCAAGCTATGGACGACGGGAGCCCTGCCCTAGGCACTGGCACAAGCACCGCCGGCTCACTGCTCACTGTGAAATTATCCCGACACCTCATGGCAGCGCAGTGTGGTGCAAACAACACATCTGGGTAGGAAACATGTGCTCAACTTTGTTTTTCTGTCCATCCATACCCCAGTGAGGATTATGAACAAACATTCATTTCAGGTACACAATAGCAGACCATCGCGGGGTGCCCTAAAGAAAGTTGATGGGTCTGGATGCCATTGTCCCCAGGCACTTTCGACTAGAAAGTCTTATTGTCCCTGGGTCTCTTTCCTATTGTCCCGACTCTCTTTGAGGCATCACACTCGCCTTGACAACCTTTCACCGAGGACATACTGGTCTGTTCCTATCGGCAGAACCCAGGGTTTTGGATCATCTTCTGGCAAGAGAATGGAGGTGTCGTTGTGTTCATACATGAATATTCATCAAGTATCTAAGTGTACTTGTATAGTCCCCTTCCCCAGATAAACCCCCACTATGACCCCTGCCCTCTTTACACTTTAAGATTCCAGACCACCCACCACTGACTCCCGATGACTGGCTTTGACTCCTTCATCCCATGTTCCCTCTCTTGCATGATCTTTTGCATGCATGAGCCCTGAAAGGCTCTCATCGCCCGGGGTGACCTAGAACTCGGTTCAAGTCGGTCAGTCGGGATGGCGGCGAATCGGTCGCTGCCAGCGTGCCAACTTATTGCTGGAGAAGCCAACAGAGCCGCCGCTCCACAACTGGGCAGCCGGGGGCATACGGGGGTATGGCATCACAGTGAGGAGTTTGCAAGAATGGAGATGAAGGTAAGCCATCGATGGACCTTTCATACATATCCTTCCTTCTACCAGTGACCCGCCAATATTCACGGGAATGCGTCAGCTTTTTGGGCCGGTAAAAAGCAAAAAGTGTTGGGCTTGCTAATGAATGGAATCCGGGGTTGCTTTCTTGCATCTGGACAACTTGCATCCCGTCTTTTTGGCCCAATTAAACAAAGGACGGGCTTTGTGCGACAGAAAACGATACTTTGCCCTATGGAGCTCTTCTTGACATAATTCCCGCTTCATTATTAGCCCGAGGGATAATTATTAGGTGCTCGTCGCATAGTAATCTCGCCCGTTTGGCTTcacttcctctcccatcaaGTCATGGTAACTGAAACAGACGTCATCAGAAAACGCTTAGACTAGCCATGAGTCGGCCCTCGAGTTAACAGCCCGTCCTATGGCACCCATTTAATTCGTAATTCCTCCTTGGTCCTCTTGGTCCTCCGCTGCTCCGGCTGCTTAGGTCTCGTCtcggagaggtggtggcaaACCGGTGAAGAAAACCCTCCATATAGGGGGGCTCAGGAGGCGACAGCCGACAACCAAGACTCTCCCCATTTGGGCAACTTGCAAACTCGGGTCCTCTTCGGTGCCTTCAGGACCACACTGATACCCAACCATTTCTGTAACTGTTGATTATCGCCCACCGAACGGCACACTTCGGGGCATTTACGCACAAATCAAAATCTCGCCACTGGCACATGCGTGTCTGTCTGGTCCAGAAAATGAGCTGAGATAAGGTGCAAAAAAAGTCTACGAATCGTACACCCGTCGCAAGGCACTTTTGTGGTAGGACTACGACGGTTGAATCTGACTCACCCAAGCCGGTGACGAAGTGGCTCATCTTGCAGATATTACCTCGGATATGTATAGCCTTGAGGGACTCTGTTGGTCACAGCTCAGAAAGATGTTGAATATTGAGTTGTCAAAAAGCACTATTCACCAATGGAGGGTGGGAAGTGAATAGATGGCGCAAAAGATGTTATCATGTTTGACCCCGACCCGATTTGAACGGATAACCTTTCGATCTGGAGTCGAACGCGCTACCGTTGCGCCACGAGGCCTGCTTTgctttggtgttgatggagctgaagaagaaatTCTGGGGTTAGGAtaggaaagggaagggaaggaaagggaaggggggtagAGATAAGAgcaaggaggggaggtggttggtgagggggttgagggggggaggtatGGGTGATAGGGGCCTTACAAGATGGGCGTTAAGGAATACGGTGTTAGGGTTGtaaaaggggaaaagggagaCAGCGCTGGATTGGGATGTTAAgactcgaggaggagctcgtAAGGGGTAATCGGCAGAGTGGACGAGATGATGGGAAGAGGCAGAGCGGGCGAGATGATGGCTGAATGCCGACACCAACTCCAACGAAGGCCTCGTGGCGCAACGGTAGCGCGTTCGACTCCAGATCGAAAGGTTATCCGTTCAAATCGGGTCGGGGTCATATCTGCACGAGATTCCACACTTCAGTGGAGTTACAtcattttttttggtgtttttcCCCTCCTTTCGCAATTCTCAATAGGGGTCTACTAGGTACATAACGGGGCACCATATACGTTACATATAAAAACCCTTTAACCTTAGCTGAAGATCTTCGAAGGCAAGGATATGTAGAGAGGGTAGCTGCATGATGGCGACACTGTATGCGCTAGAAcacagaaagaaaaataaggCAGTCAGGTGGTGCCCCAAGCTATTAGAAAACGATTCCCTCTTTTTTATGGTTGAATTGCATGTGATTGATTGTACATGACCAGTGCTTGACTTGGTTGTGTTCGAACCTACCATATCCTTTCGTTGTCTGGTACGGACGTTGAGGTGGTGCAAAGCCAGACGATGATAACGGTAAGCCCCCAGACAGCCACATAGCCTGACTGTTGTGGAGGATCAGCGGAGAAAAATCAATTCCGGAGGAAATATGTATATGGGAGAGATACAAGCCCTGCACTTATTTTCATCTCAACTGCAAAAAGAGTTCTCTTATCGAAGTACAAAAATCATGTACAAAACAAAAGCTCTTCATACACCACCTGTCGTTTGCTGCCTGCCTGTATGGAAAACCCGCAAGGTGCAAAGTAGCTAGTAGTCTCAATCCTCTTCAGCCTCAAAACCCTCCActttcctcccctcctcctcctcctcctcctcacctccggCACCAGCtgccccctcatcctccagaCCCGTATCCTCTAGTACATCCCTTATCTCTACATCAACAGAAGGAACAGCAGCCTGAGGCAAGAGCTTcagctcctcaaccttggtcttggtcaTCTCATAGACATACTGTCCCAAGTGCTCGACCCCTTGCATAGCAGCCTCGCCCAGCACCGCCGTTGCGACCGCGGTGTTGTCTGCGCTGCCATATCCTCCCTCTTGCTGTTCAACAACCAGCGGCCGCTCCGAAGGCCACAACTCCCCAGTCACCAGCGTCAACTGGTCCGGCCGTTTGAGAAGCAGCTCGAAAGCGTCCCTCAGTTCATAGCACGCCTCGAAAACCTCACGGCGACCGAGAATGTACAATCCCAACCGCGCGCGAGAAAGAGCCACCGTCAGGCGGCGGATATCTCTCAGGTAACCAACTCGGGACGTGCGGGTCAACGAGAGGATGATATCTGTTGAATATAAATTAGTAAAAGGAGCAATAGCCAGTGACGAAAAGGGGTTACTCAAAACGCACAATCATTCTGCTCTCCCTGATACTTATCCACCGTCGTCACGATCCTCGGCAGACCAAAGATGGGATTCTTGGCGCACCGATGCGCCAACACATCCCTGATCAACGCTTTCTGACCGGCATACGTGGCCAGTATGCTAATCTTGGAGGCTGGGTAGCCTAGCAGACGCATGTACTGGTAGATGGCCACCGCATACTCGGCCTCGCCCAGATTCTGGATGAAATGCGGCGTGGGCTCTGTCTcgcccttgcccttgtagTCAGGGACATTGATGAACTGATAATCATACTTGAAGCCGgcgttggcggtggtgaacTCCTTCTCTGTCCGGGTATGCGGAAGGTCACCGAGCTGGGGATACCGCCATTTGTACAAGCTCGAAATAGATGGGCGGGCGCGGCCTTGCTGGTCAAGATTGATCATTGGGACGCCGAGACGCACCAagcgggagaagagggaCTGCTCTAGGTTCGCGTAATGGCGAAAAGCGAGACCCTGGATGACAGGTGAGTTTTGATAGTGGTCACCACACAGGACAACTCGTTGAAGCGCCAGTTGGCCATCTTTTGGCTTCTGCAGAGCAAGCGGGATGAAGTTCCCAATCTCGGTGATTTGAGCGGCCTCTTCCATGATGACATTGTCGTACTGGAAACCAAGCGCCGCGATCTCGCCCCGCTTCATGGCAGCGTGAGTCGAAGTCATGGCAACGATCCGTGCCTCGTTGGTAAGAAGATAGTTGGCTTTGTCTTTGTCCCTGCGCAGAATCTCAAAAGGCAGAACGTCTGCGAGTTCAGAGAAAATCTTGGAAATGTGCCGATAGCACCCATTGGCAATTTCTAGGACAGTCTCACGAGCTGCCCCAGGCGGGAACAGCGGCTGAGGGGCATCTGCAAAATACCCATGGAATGGAAACACTGTGACGATATCTTCTGGGGTAGCATCCTCAACCTTGATAATCTCATTGAACTTGGCCCACGCAGGTTCAATGTAGACGGAGTTGAAATAACCAGCCGTTTCCGCAGAGCTTCCGTGTGCACCTGGTGCGCCAATGCTCGCGGCGAGACGGTTGACTTCATACAAGAAGCGTTGTCGGTTCTCCAGGAAAGATTCTACCCGTCCGTGCTTACTGAAACTGCCCTCGGTCTCAagctcttcctcgccatgaCCCAGACGAAGGAGATGACGTTCGTCAATATCCAAAGCCACGATCTTGGCAAACAGCTGGTTCAGAGCTTGATTGCTGTGAGCTATGAGAAGCGTCTTCTGTTCTGGAAAGTTGTGGtagatgttgttgatgatctgCGTGGCAACGTCTGTCTTGCCAGTACCAGGAGGGCCAACAATGACTGTCAGGCCTGGCTGTGTCCCCGAGATGATCGCCTCAATTTGGGTAGGCGTGAAGCGAACACTGTTGAGTTTTGGAGCATCAACAGGATAGGGACCATTATTTGGTGGTTTGTATGTCGAGACTTTGAGGGTCTCAATCTCCGCGATGAGGGCAGGCTCAGCATCCCGTCTTCGTTTCTTGGAAGGCTTTGATGGAGCCTCTTCCGCTGGCTTCTCAACTGTCTCGAGGACATATGGCGGGCCAAAGCTTCCAGAGACATCGTCGTCTGGTTCGACAATTTTGCCTGGCAAGCTTTCGACAAGATGCTGCCAGTCCAGGAAGGTGTCACGGAAGTTGACTTTTCTCAGCCGGTTTGCCAACTGTTTGTAGTTGGCACCGGCCGGATCACCATAGCCCAAGAATACCTCGTGCAACCAAGGAGCAAGAGGGACATCAGACAGTGTGAGATCCTGAATAGACTCAAGCACTGGCTTGAAGTTGTTTTCTCGGCCGCTTCTTCGGACAAGCAGGTTGATCCCCTCGTACACATCCTGCTTACCCTCAGTGTCGTCCTTGAAGGCCTTAGCGTCAAGGCGAAGCTGAAGTCTCCGGATGTCGCTGCGATTGTGACCATCAAAGTACGCCTGAGCGTCGCGGATTGCCCGCCCTCTGTCATCAAGCACCTGGATGACCTCAGCCGCGCGGACAGCCACCAACCCAAGCTTTTCTGCCTCCGTAACTGATGCCCCGCCGTTCGTGGCGAGCTTAGGTTTTGAAGCGTCCACCGCCAGAAGGAACAGCACATCATCAGGGCGCAGCGATTCCCACTCACGCCGGACATGTTGTGGAAGCTTTCTCAGGTCAATTGTAACCTCTGCTCGCACGGTTGATGGTTTATCATCGCCAACCAAAGGAGGCACAGCTTCCAGAATAGTAGGCTTGGTGATCTTCAAGGCCATCTTGGAGAAACCTGAGAACACCGTCTCGCCTGAGCGTTTCGCTTCCGGTTTTAGCCTGGAAAGAACACTTTCAATATCCTGACGGATCGCATAGAAGGCCTCGCACCGATACAAAATCATTGATCGCCACAAGAAATCGCCCACGGAAAGATATTGCAGATTCAGTTTTGGGAGCGCAAGGGGATGAGACCCATCGTAATGCTCAGTCCTCCCGAGGCCGACCTCAAAGAGGGACTCTTCGGTTGGTAAGAGGCTCAACTCACTTGCCACTTCCTGGAAAGTCTTTCTCCGCTCGAACTGCGACAGCAAGACTTCTAGGAGGAACCTTCTCCCTATGGGTACCTGGACAGAGTCTGGATACGCAGTACGCAAACCTAGGAGCTTGCAAAGCGACTCAATCTCGTCATCGGCCAATACCGTAAGAAGGCCCTCGAGCTCGCTCTTCTTGTCGATGGCGCCGTAGTTGGACAGGGCCAACACCGTCAGCTTATCCTTGAAATGTTTGAGCGCAGTTCGCTGAAGCTTTGCAAGATCACCACAATGTCTGTCATATGCCTCCGTTTTGCTGAGCTGAGCACCCGTCTGCTCATCGATTGTGAAATATGTGTAGTGTGAAAATAACCTGCACAGATCTCGTAGCAAGCCGTTGGCCTCATCGTTATAGACTGGTGAGAGAACCAGAGCTGGCAAGACGTG of Podospora pseudopauciseta strain CBS 411.78 chromosome 7 map unlocalized CBS411.78m_7, whole genome shotgun sequence contains these proteins:
- a CDS encoding uncharacterized protein (COG:L; EggNog:ENOG503NVK3), which encodes MPPAKRVKSSANSGSNAASGRPTVEDLEGQSEFATLARQHWLPRKPAEVKVNNDVLKREIWDTLEKENFPLKSLLVLEGLQALESYLWPGYGEDSSNFHVLLIILIVNAKRRERLDTWDIFSDRPADFSDLFRRALSLTVDSSLSWAIKTHVLLFIIHAFLSLDCTIVRKECAPLVSISIWHNISTDDKRDAILDSNTQWRKAWRASAKRYDAADDATKARLRFERSWLYTSVLNFLNLLHTDNAKPDQVLYCERFVEFLTDLQSQLPTRRYVNTLLQDLHVLPALVLSPVYNDEANGLLRDLCRLFSHYTYFTIDEQTGAQLSKTEAYDRHCGDLAKLQRTALKHFKDKLTVLALSNYGAIDKKSELEGLLTVLADDEIESLCKLLGLRTAYPDSVQVPIGRRFLLEVLLSQFERRKTFQEVASELSLLPTEESLFEVGLGRTEHYDGSHPLALPKLNLQYLSVGDFLWRSMILYRCEAFYAIRQDIESVLSRLKPEAKRSGETVFSGFSKMALKITKPTILEAVPPLVGDDKPSTVRAEVTIDLRKLPQHVRREWESLRPDDVLFLLAVDASKPKLATNGGASVTEAEKLGLVAVRAAEVIQVLDDRGRAIRDAQAYFDGHNRSDIRRLQLRLDAKAFKDDTEGKQDVYEGINLLVRRSGRENNFKPVLESIQDLTLSDVPLAPWLHEVFLGYGDPAGANYKQLANRLRKVNFRDTFLDWQHLVESLPGKIVEPDDDVSGSFGPPYVLETVEKPAEEAPSKPSKKRRRDAEPALIAEIETLKVSTYKPPNNGPYPVDAPKLNSVRFTPTQIEAIISGTQPGLTVIVGPPGTGKTDVATQIINNIYHNFPEQKTLLIAHSNQALNQLFAKIVALDIDERHLLRLGHGEEELETEGSFSKHGRVESFLENRQRFLYEVNRLAASIGAPGAHGSSAETAGYFNSVYIEPAWAKFNEIIKVEDATPEDIVTVFPFHGYFADAPQPLFPPGAARETVLEIANGCYRHISKIFSELADVLPFEILRRDKDKANYLLTNEARIVAMTSTHAAMKRGEIAALGFQYDNVIMEEAAQITEIGNFIPLALQKPKDGQLALQRVVLCGDHYQNSPVIQGLAFRHYANLEQSLFSRLVRLGVPMINLDQQGRARPSISSLYKWRYPQLGDLPHTRTEKEFTTANAGFKYDYQFINVPDYKGKGETEPTPHFIQNLGEAEYAVAIYQYMRLLGYPASKISILATYAGQKALIRDVLAHRCAKNPIFGLPRIVTTVDKYQGEQNDYIILSLTRTSRVGYLRDIRRLTVALSRARLGLYILGRREVFEACYELRDAFELLLKRPDQLTLVTGELWPSERPLVVEQQEGGYGSADNTAVATAVLGEAAMQGVEHLGQYVYEMTKTKVEELKLLPQAAVPSVDVEIRDVLEDTGLEDEGAAGAGGEEEEEEEGRKVEGFEAEED